A genomic region of Candidatus Bathyarchaeota archaeon contains the following coding sequences:
- the cdhC gene encoding CO dehydrogenase/CO-methylating acetyl-CoA synthase complex subunit beta, giving the protein MFQDIPVDVGVVYEGERIRRKDMYVELGGPDVKEKFELARVKKPEEVEDGKITIIGPDLKDMEEGKSYPFGILIEVAGAKLEPELEGVIERRIHAYCNYIEGFMHLNQRYDIWLRLSKKSFQKGLNSFQYIGKVLHRLFKSELPIVEKMQVTFITDVEKIKELYPQALQIYEARDARARGLKDEEVDRFYGCILCQSFAPTHCCVITPQRYSNCGAISWFDARASANIDPKGPIFEINRGELLDPAKGEFSGVNEAVKKRTLGEITRVWLYTAFGYPHTSCGCFEAVAFYIPEVDGFGIVHRGYKDVTVNGLAFSTLADSTAGGRQVDGFHGVSIEYMRSPKFLQADGGYKRVVWMPKEVKERVKNFIPADLVDKIATEEDAKTIDELKAFLKARGHPVVERWKEEAVAVPEAVPAEAEAKEEAVPAMAPVVTAATLPITAGGYKIILKDAKIYAKRVIIRAVKSEKPEKK; this is encoded by the coding sequence ATGTTTCAGGACATACCGGTTGATGTGGGCGTAGTCTACGAGGGCGAACGTATCCGCAGAAAAGACATGTACGTAGAACTCGGCGGACCGGACGTCAAAGAGAAGTTTGAGCTAGCGAGAGTCAAAAAGCCTGAAGAAGTTGAAGATGGAAAAATAACAATCATTGGACCAGATCTTAAAGATATGGAGGAGGGTAAATCCTACCCCTTTGGCATCCTCATTGAGGTGGCAGGCGCCAAACTTGAGCCAGAACTGGAAGGTGTCATTGAAAGGCGAATCCACGCATACTGCAACTACATTGAAGGTTTTATGCACTTAAACCAGCGTTACGATATTTGGCTAAGGCTTAGCAAAAAATCCTTCCAGAAAGGCCTAAATTCGTTTCAATACATTGGGAAAGTTTTGCATAGGTTGTTTAAGAGCGAACTACCTATTGTTGAGAAAATGCAAGTAACTTTCATAACTGATGTTGAAAAGATTAAGGAGCTTTATCCTCAAGCCTTGCAGATTTACGAGGCTAGAGACGCGAGGGCAAGAGGTCTCAAAGACGAGGAAGTGGACAGATTTTACGGATGCATCTTATGCCAGTCTTTCGCGCCAACTCATTGCTGTGTAATAACGCCTCAGCGATATTCTAACTGCGGCGCCATAAGCTGGTTTGATGCACGGGCATCAGCCAACATCGATCCGAAAGGGCCTATCTTTGAGATCAATAGAGGCGAGCTTCTGGACCCAGCTAAAGGCGAGTTCTCCGGTGTAAACGAAGCTGTCAAGAAGAGGACGTTGGGCGAAATAACGCGAGTTTGGCTCTACACAGCTTTCGGCTACCCGCACACTTCTTGCGGATGCTTCGAGGCTGTCGCTTTCTATATTCCAGAGGTAGACGGCTTCGGCATAGTTCACAGAGGCTACAAGGATGTTACAGTGAACGGGCTGGCCTTTTCAACTCTTGCAGATTCAACAGCCGGTGGCCGACAAGTGGATGGATTTCACGGCGTATCCATTGAGTACATGCGTTCTCCGAAGTTCTTGCAAGCTGACGGCGGCTATAAACGTGTCGTCTGGATGCCTAAAGAAGTGAAAGAACGTGTCAAAAACTTCATTCCAGCGGACCTTGTGGACAAAATCGCCACCGAGGAAGACGCCAAGACTATTGATGAGTTGAAAGCTTTTCTGAAGGCTCGCGGTCATCCGGTTGTTGAACGTTGGAAAGAAGAGGCTGTAGCGGTTCCAGAGGCTGTTCCAGCGGAAGCCGAGGCAAAGGAAGAGGCTGTGCCTGCGATGGCACCTGTGGTTACGGCGGCGACGCTGCCAATCACTGCTGGCGGATATAAGATCATACTTAAAGATGCAAAAATCTATGCTAAACGTGTCATAATCAGAGCCGTCAAAAGCGAGAAACCTGAGAAAAAATGA
- the cdhD gene encoding CO dehydrogenase/acetyl-CoA synthase subunit delta codes for MAEKKEKDETIVGLKLDSRLLELIAKIQEVELEDFELQASDLEIWFQPGAVAAPVIAPPQKAVAPPAKAKPTQILEAEFVPPVETYPGKVVEVKLGRVNGKSIVIGGESTPAFYTFERPTPHPPVISLDVFDMEVPLPKAVKMHVKDVIGDPAAWAKLAVDKFGADLITIHLISIDPLVKNASPKEAVKTVEAVAQAVDVPLVIGGCGDPAKDADVFQEVCETFAGERFLISSITRDMDVERCAKFIKKNGQAALAFTPMDLNIARELNRRLYDFLPKEDIVMDLTTAALGYGLEYAFTNMERARLAALMGDPELAHPMSSGTTNAWAAREAWLKMAPEWEPRELRGPLWEVVTALTLLLAGVDLFMMMHPAAVKTVKDVIAQLMGGKSGNSESLMEWVTAKI; via the coding sequence TTGGCTGAAAAGAAAGAGAAAGACGAAACCATTGTAGGGTTGAAGCTGGATTCACGGCTATTAGAGCTTATAGCTAAGATCCAAGAAGTTGAACTTGAAGACTTCGAGTTGCAAGCCAGTGATTTGGAAATTTGGTTTCAACCCGGCGCTGTTGCCGCTCCGGTGATTGCGCCGCCACAAAAGGCTGTTGCTCCACCGGCTAAGGCTAAACCGACACAGATTTTGGAGGCGGAGTTTGTTCCACCTGTTGAAACTTATCCCGGCAAAGTTGTTGAGGTTAAGCTTGGTCGTGTAAACGGCAAATCAATTGTTATTGGCGGCGAATCCACTCCAGCCTTTTACACTTTTGAGAGGCCGACTCCCCATCCACCAGTTATATCGTTAGACGTTTTCGACATGGAGGTACCATTACCTAAGGCTGTGAAAATGCACGTTAAAGACGTTATAGGCGACCCGGCGGCTTGGGCTAAACTAGCTGTGGACAAGTTCGGCGCAGACCTAATAACAATTCACCTTATTAGCATTGACCCGCTTGTAAAGAATGCATCGCCCAAAGAGGCCGTTAAAACAGTTGAGGCTGTCGCCCAAGCTGTAGACGTACCCCTTGTAATCGGAGGTTGCGGTGACCCGGCCAAAGATGCAGATGTTTTTCAAGAAGTTTGTGAAACCTTCGCCGGTGAACGTTTTCTAATAAGTTCCATAACAAGGGACATGGACGTGGAACGATGCGCCAAATTCATCAAGAAGAATGGACAAGCAGCTTTAGCGTTTACGCCAATGGACCTAAACATTGCTAGAGAATTGAACCGTCGGCTATACGATTTTCTGCCCAAAGAAGACATTGTAATGGACTTGACGACAGCGGCTCTTGGCTACGGACTGGAGTACGCTTTCACAAACATGGAGCGTGCCCGCTTAGCGGCTTTGATGGGCGATCCTGAACTGGCACATCCAATGTCTTCCGGGACAACAAACGCTTGGGCAGCTCGTGAGGCTTGGCTGAAAATGGCTCCGGAGTGGGAGCCTCGCGAACTTCGAGGACCCTTATGGGAGGTTGTTACCGCCTTGACACTACTGTTAGCTGGCGTTGACCTGTTTATGATGATGCATCCAGCGGCAGTTAAAACAGTCAAAGATGTTATTGCCCAGTTAATGGGCGGCAAGTCTGGCAACTCTGAGAGTCTCATGGAATGGGTTACTGCCAAGATTTAA
- the cdhB gene encoding CO dehydrogenase/acetyl-CoA synthase complex subunit epsilon, producing MVMSAEPWQTAEIPGPKKALVITKPEVVAAMIKRAQHPVLVVGHKASETDFEGGKLVDFIIEFSKKTGIPVVATAHMIGEFAKRGFKPAAFMPAVDIGNRLVDPSWTGVDGKGPHDLALFVGLYYYMEWTILSGLKHFAKHLKTVSLDNVYHPHASWSFPNLSHEEWVKNLKVIMEKV from the coding sequence ATGGTAATGTCTGCTGAACCTTGGCAGACGGCAGAAATCCCTGGACCTAAAAAGGCTTTGGTTATAACGAAGCCTGAGGTCGTTGCTGCCATGATTAAACGGGCGCAGCACCCGGTGCTTGTGGTTGGCCATAAAGCGTCTGAAACAGACTTTGAGGGTGGAAAACTCGTAGATTTCATTATAGAGTTTTCAAAGAAAACAGGCATTCCAGTTGTAGCCACCGCTCATATGATTGGCGAGTTCGCCAAGCGAGGTTTTAAACCAGCGGCTTTCATGCCTGCAGTCGACATTGGAAATAGGCTTGTTGACCCATCGTGGACTGGTGTGGATGGCAAGGGGCCGCATGACCTAGCCTTGTTTGTGGGGCTTTATTATTACATGGAGTGGACAATTCTGTCGGGGCTGAAACATTTTGCCAAACATTTGAAGACAGTTTCGCTGGATAATGTTTATCATCCTCATGCAAGTTGGTCCTTCCCCAACCTTTCCCACGAAGAGTGGGTGAAAAACCTTAAAGTTATAATGGAAAAAGTTTGA